ATTACTTGTCcaaataagaagaaaaagaagataattATAGCAATCGGTTATTGTTGAAAAGGATGGCATTAATGGCATAGAAAAATATATGATCATAATTACATTGAACCACTCAAACAGGCATGGGCTGTCACATTTCTGGTGCGTACCTAAACTTCGACCGGGTCGGCTTAATCCTACCCGGCCGGGTCGGACCCGGTGGCCATGCCTACACACGTGTGTATAATGCCAAATGCATGATAACTTTATGACCATATTACATGATTATGATGTATGAATATAGGTGGGGAGCTCCCATCAATGATGGCCTGAAAATGTGTGAGTATATACgtatatgaatatgaatgtGGGTCATCATTATAAtgacacatatatacacacatttacTTATATACATAATGTGACAGTCAATCTCGATATTGAATTGTGTTACACGGAATAACTGTAATAATGGAGAAAGTGAAAAATTGAATGCAGAAATCGAGATGAGACGAACAAGCCCATCTCGATATTGAATTGTGTTAATGAATGACTGTAACTacgaagaaaaataaagaatttcgAGAAATCACAATCTTATggggaattgaattgaatgcaGGGAGTACTAACTAACCTTACAACCCAATGAACAAAACTGGAAAGGGTCCAAAAGGCTTCTGCTGCAGATCTCGCAGATGTGAGAAACAGCTTTGCCGCTGCTCTTAGGTTGTGGCCGCTCGTTGAGGAACAAAACTCGTGCACTGTTTATGACATACGTTTGAACTCCGGTGATGTCCAGCACCCTCTGAATCTCAGAAACCCTCACAACATCATGGTACGACGACCTCCTTATCTATGATTCGGGTCACCcgagttaattaaatccatcagtataacaaattaaaagatgaGAAAATCAGCATTAGGTGGTGGGATAGGATGGATGGATATAACATCACAACTACCCCTTTCGTTTTTTTTGACACAATGCAAAGAATACTTCCAAAGAAAGAAAAGTGATAAGCTAAggcattatatattttttaaatatataatgacAGCCTTTTACACTGCATTAACAGTGGATTAGAATAGAATAGATTAGATTAGAGTAGATTATAATTAACCTGAATGACTTGATGATCCTTGTGGCGGGAAGAGCGGCAGTAGAAGCAGAAAGCGGCGGCTGCGCCGCCGCAATCCAGGCAGAACATGTTGCATTCGCTCCGGGCGCCGTCGCCGTGGGTGCGGCAGACGGCGAAGAACGCCGTGTTTAGCAGCGGCTCCAGCCACGGTGGGACCAGCATTGTGGCCTGCGCCGATCCACAaattaaaaaacacacaacacaatGCCAGTGAgttcaagaaaataaataccCAGAAAAGATAATGATAAAAAGATTAGATTTTTAATAATGGGCATTACCATTACAATGAAATTGAGCTAAAGAGGAAGGGGGGAgattatgatgatgaagaagaagaagaaggggaggattgaagagagaaaaagagggtgtttttaggggggggggggggaggccTAACCTAAACAACCAGCAACTTAGAAtttaacaacaaaaacaaataagcaTTAAACTAATGCTGAAAATGGACGGCTGAGATTGGACGTGGTGGCTGAGGAAGATTGACGGCCGTTGGATTGGATGgttggggggtggggggtgagGGGGTATGGGAGGTTGGCTCTTACGCTACTTTGGATCTTCTTTGCGTCTGTGTGTAGGCCAAAGGTCGGCCGCTTGGCTACGTATAAGCTTATGTATGTAAGAGAACGGCACCGTTTTATTCGCGTTTGTGTATCTTTTCATACGTGTCCGCGAATTAATAGCTGCCGTATGGGACCCGCTACATGGTTTCTTGTTGCTAGTGACGAATGAAACGATGATTTCTTGAATTTCCCCAACTGCCCTTTCTTTTCCTATTTATTGCGATTATGCCCTCCTTACAATCTCCTTGTGCAATTAATCATGATTTTTCTGCCttattagaattta
This region of Ipomoea triloba cultivar NCNSP0323 chromosome 15, ASM357664v1 genomic DNA includes:
- the LOC116007175 gene encoding uncharacterized protein LOC116007175, yielding MATMLVPPWLEPLLNTAFFAVCRTHGDGARSECNMFCLDCGGAAAAFCFYCRSSRHKDHQVIQIRRSSYHDVVRVSEIQRVLDITGVQTYVINSARVLFLNERPQPKSSGKAVSHICEICSRSLLDPFQFCSLGCKLVGIKRNGNASFVLDAKNEFGMERGEGISSRRASKEEDELREASQHDIYPATPPPPPTNGRRRKGIPRRAPFLS